A single genomic interval of Acidovorax sp. 1608163 harbors:
- the cphA gene encoding cyanophycin synthetase, which produces MAKIDDIQLLRINYLRGPNIWTYRPVLEVWLDLGVLEDHPSNALPGFNERLTAWLPALIEHHCGVGERGGFLQRLQEGTWCGHVLEHIVIELLNLAGMPTGFGQTRSTSVRGVYRMVFRARDESVARVALAQGHALIMAAINDEPFDVQAAVARVRTEVDDQYLGPSTACIVTAATDRGIPHIRLNDGNLVQLGYGASQRRIWTAETERTSAIAEGIASDKDLTKSLLKACGVPIPEGQVVNSPEEAWEAAQDIGLPVVVKPSDGNHGRGVTLDLRKKEDIEAAYHVAYPEGSDVMVESFIPGDEHRILVVGGKVVAAARGEVVSITGNGRSTVKELIDTQLNSDPRRGYEEEYPLEIIDLATDTKVLLELKRQDLDADSVPAAGRQVVVQRNGNVAVDCTDDVHPEVAYIAQLAAKVVGLDIAGIDMVAKDISKPLHTQGGAIVEVNAGPGLLMHLKPAVGAPRPVGQAIAEHLFPSEEHQEGTAGRIPVVGVAGTRETATIARVVAWLLHLGGHHTGLACRDGLFLDRRRVESADSAHWEAAHRLLMNQMVQAAVIESDARTILRDGLAYDRCKVGVVTDMDGLGALAEFDVHEQDQMTKVLRTQVDVVLDDGAAVLNAAIDQVAALAPLCDGAVVLYAQNPDLPAIVEHRAKDNGRAVLVKNGRVVLATGSAEHVLGTLGELTFGRNAVVPNTDALLAAIGAAWALDIAPDLIGAGIKTFEPELQAPVSPRPASVTTLGTH; this is translated from the coding sequence ATGGCAAAAATCGACGACATCCAACTGCTTCGCATCAACTACCTGCGTGGCCCCAATATCTGGACCTACCGCCCCGTGCTGGAAGTCTGGCTGGACCTCGGGGTTCTGGAAGACCATCCCTCCAACGCACTGCCTGGTTTCAACGAACGCCTGACCGCCTGGCTGCCCGCCCTGATCGAGCACCACTGTGGCGTGGGCGAGCGCGGCGGCTTTTTGCAGCGCCTGCAAGAAGGCACCTGGTGCGGCCACGTGCTCGAGCACATCGTCATTGAACTGCTGAACCTGGCGGGCATGCCCACCGGCTTTGGCCAAACCCGCAGCACCTCAGTGCGCGGCGTGTACCGCATGGTCTTCCGTGCCCGCGACGAGAGCGTGGCGCGTGTGGCGCTGGCCCAGGGCCATGCACTCATCATGGCCGCCATCAACGACGAACCCTTTGATGTGCAAGCCGCCGTGGCCCGCGTGCGCACCGAGGTGGACGACCAGTACCTTGGCCCCAGCACCGCCTGCATCGTCACGGCCGCCACCGACAGGGGCATCCCCCACATCCGCCTGAACGATGGCAACCTGGTGCAACTGGGCTACGGCGCCAGCCAGCGCCGCATCTGGACGGCCGAGACCGAGCGCACCAGCGCCATCGCCGAAGGCATCGCCAGTGACAAAGACCTCACCAAGAGCCTGCTCAAGGCCTGCGGCGTGCCGATTCCGGAAGGCCAGGTGGTCAACAGCCCCGAAGAAGCCTGGGAAGCCGCCCAAGACATCGGCCTGCCCGTGGTCGTCAAACCATCTGACGGCAACCATGGCCGGGGCGTGACGCTGGACCTGCGCAAGAAAGAAGACATCGAAGCGGCCTACCACGTGGCTTACCCCGAGGGCAGCGACGTGATGGTGGAGAGCTTCATTCCTGGCGACGAGCACCGCATCCTGGTGGTGGGTGGCAAGGTCGTGGCAGCGGCACGGGGCGAGGTGGTCAGCATCACCGGCAATGGCCGCTCCACCGTCAAGGAACTCATCGACACCCAGCTTAACTCCGACCCACGCCGGGGCTACGAGGAAGAGTACCCGCTCGAAATCATTGATCTGGCCACCGACACCAAAGTGCTGCTTGAACTCAAGCGCCAGGACTTGGACGCCGACTCCGTACCCGCAGCAGGCCGCCAGGTGGTGGTGCAGCGCAACGGCAACGTGGCGGTGGACTGCACCGATGACGTGCACCCCGAGGTCGCCTACATTGCCCAGCTCGCCGCCAAGGTGGTGGGCCTCGATATCGCTGGCATCGACATGGTGGCCAAGGACATCTCCAAGCCCCTGCACACCCAGGGTGGCGCGATTGTGGAAGTGAACGCAGGCCCTGGCCTGCTGATGCACCTGAAGCCCGCCGTGGGCGCCCCCCGCCCCGTGGGGCAGGCGATTGCAGAGCACCTGTTCCCTTCCGAAGAGCACCAGGAAGGCACGGCAGGCCGCATCCCCGTGGTCGGCGTGGCCGGCACCCGCGAGACGGCCACCATTGCCCGCGTGGTGGCATGGCTGCTGCACCTGGGTGGCCACCACACCGGCCTAGCGTGCCGCGATGGCCTGTTCCTGGACCGCCGCCGTGTGGAGTCTGCCGACAGCGCCCACTGGGAAGCCGCCCACCGCCTGCTGATGAACCAGATGGTGCAAGCCGCTGTGATCGAAAGCGATGCCCGCACCATCTTGCGCGATGGCCTGGCCTACGACCGCTGCAAGGTGGGCGTGGTGACCGACATGGACGGCCTGGGCGCGCTGGCCGAATTCGATGTGCACGAGCAAGACCAGATGACCAAGGTGCTGCGCACCCAGGTGGATGTGGTGCTGGACGACGGCGCCGCCGTACTCAACGCCGCGATCGACCAGGTGGCAGCCCTCGCCCCGCTGTGCGATGGCGCTGTGGTGCTGTATGCACAGAACCCCGATTTGCCAGCCATCGTGGAACACCGCGCCAAGGACAACGGCCGCGCCGTGCTGGTGAAGAACGGCCGTGTGGTGCTGGCCACGGGCAGCGCTGAACATGTGCTGGGCACCCTGGGCGAGTTGACCTTTGGCCGCAACGCCGTGGTGCCCAACACCGACGCCTTGCTGGCCGCCATTGGCGCAGCCTGGGCGCTGGACATTGCCCCCGACTTGATCGGCGCAGGCATCAAGACCTTCGAGCCCGAGCTGCAAGCCCCGGTGAGCCCCCGCCCTGCGTCTGTGACGACCCTGGGCACCCACTGA
- a CDS encoding YcjF family protein, with product MTSKAKQEQAPKTPRRQPLMRPQAPPICEASPRASPSAPIHCPRRESPMNLQQQQSVLTIAMLAAFADGAKDDTEREEIRRIAQSLAADGNLPDLPRLYQDVLLRRTSLQAATAALQDPAHRQLAYEMAVCVCDVDGQQTPAEREFLAALKQALQLGAQQTTAFDQEEQALAEALDNAGTPTRSALPVAAAAQGTPPSATPHDAELDKSILNYALLNGALELLPQSWASMAIIPLQIKMVHAIGKAHGVELDRGHIKEFIAAAGVGMASQYVEQFGRKLLGGLLGKVAGKTLGGLGGAATGMAFSFATTYALGQVAKRYYAGGRTMDTALLRDTFQSLFGPAKQMQTQYLPQIRQKAATLDAGQIMAMVRGA from the coding sequence ATGACCTCAAAGGCCAAGCAGGAGCAGGCCCCAAAAACCCCACGCCGTCAGCCATTGATGCGGCCCCAAGCCCCCCCGATATGCGAGGCTTCCCCCCGCGCCAGCCCCAGCGCGCCCATTCATTGCCCCCGTAGAGAGAGCCCCATGAACCTGCAACAGCAACAGTCCGTCCTCACCATCGCCATGCTGGCCGCCTTTGCCGATGGAGCCAAGGACGACACCGAGCGCGAGGAGATTCGCCGCATCGCGCAATCGCTGGCCGCCGATGGCAACCTGCCCGACCTGCCCCGCCTGTACCAGGACGTGCTGCTGCGCCGCACCAGCCTGCAAGCGGCCACGGCTGCGCTGCAAGACCCAGCCCACCGCCAATTGGCCTACGAGATGGCCGTGTGCGTGTGCGATGTAGACGGGCAGCAAACACCCGCTGAGCGCGAGTTTCTGGCAGCGCTCAAGCAAGCCTTGCAGTTGGGCGCACAGCAGACCACCGCCTTTGACCAGGAAGAACAGGCCCTGGCCGAGGCGCTGGACAACGCAGGCACGCCTACCCGCTCCGCACTGCCTGTGGCAGCGGCCGCGCAAGGCACCCCGCCCAGCGCAACACCGCACGATGCCGAGCTGGACAAATCCATCCTGAACTACGCCTTGCTCAATGGCGCGCTGGAGCTGCTGCCCCAGTCCTGGGCCTCAATGGCCATCATCCCGCTGCAGATCAAGATGGTGCACGCCATCGGCAAGGCACACGGCGTGGAACTGGACCGGGGCCACATCAAGGAATTCATCGCCGCCGCCGGGGTGGGCATGGCATCGCAGTATGTCGAGCAGTTTGGCCGCAAGCTGCTGGGCGGTCTGCTGGGCAAGGTGGCGGGCAAAACCCTGGGTGGGCTGGGTGGCGCGGCCACAGGCATGGCGTTTTCATTTGCCACCACCTACGCATTGGGCCAGGTGGCCAAGCGCTACTACGCCGGGGGGCGCACCATGGACACCGCCCTGCTGCGCGACACCTTTCAGAGCCTGTTCGGTCCTGCCAAGCAAATGCAAACGCAGTACCTGCCGCAAATCCGGCAAAAGGCCGCCACGCTGGACGCCGGACAAATCATGGCCATGGTGCGCGGGGCCTGA
- the cphA gene encoding cyanophycin synthetase, which produces MDVTRTRALRGPNLWSRHMAIEAVVTCSETERAIGKIAGFEARLRALFPAIGVLHPEGGDSDISLAHVLQTAALALQAQAGCPVTFARTTATTDVGVYQVVVEYSEEAVGRKAFEDAQQLIQAALGNGSFDAEKAVADLRELDEDERLGPSTGSIVEAAVARGIPYRRLTRGSLVQFGWGSKQRRIQAAEVDSTSAVAESIGQDKDLTKRLLHAAGVPVPLGKPVETVEEAWEVALKVGLPVVVKPQDGNQGKGVTVNITDRAQLEEAYKNAADYGTVMVERFLPGHDFRLLVVGDQLVAAARREPPQVLGDGQHTVRQLVEVVNQDPRRGEGHATSLTKIRLDDIAVARLAMQDLTPDSVPAKGQRVILRNNANLSTGGTATDVTDDVHPDVAARAIAAAQMVGLHICGVDMVAETVLRPLEEQGGGFVEVNAAPGLRMHLAPSYGKPRNVGQAMVDRLYAHGDDGRIPTVAVTGTNGKTTTARLIAHLFTAQGLRVGMTNTDGVYVNGRQIDSGDCSGPKSARNVLLHPEVDAAVFETARGGILREGLGFDRCQVAVVTNIGEGDHLGMNYITTVEDLAVLKRVIVQNVAPTGYAVLNATDPIVAAMASACPGKVIYFALDRHHPVMATHRAQGHRTVYVDGDSVVASEGSWRESIHLRDVPITRNGRIGFQVENVMASVAAAWAAGVPWQTIRRGLSGFVNDSDNAPGRFNVMDYHGATVIADYGHNPDAMRALVQAVDALPGNRRSVVISGAGDRRDEDIRAQTVILGAAFDEVILYQDAAQRGRGDGEVMALLREGLAGASRTKHVEEIRGEFVAIDFALARLQPGDLCLVLVDQVEEALAHLAQRCTEAGPAA; this is translated from the coding sequence ATGGACGTAACCCGCACCCGGGCCCTGCGCGGCCCCAATCTCTGGAGCCGCCACATGGCCATTGAGGCCGTGGTGACCTGCAGCGAGACCGAACGCGCCATTGGCAAGATCGCCGGTTTTGAAGCGCGCCTGCGCGCCCTGTTCCCTGCCATCGGGGTACTGCACCCCGAAGGCGGCGACAGCGACATCTCGCTGGCGCATGTGCTGCAAACCGCGGCCCTGGCCTTGCAGGCGCAGGCCGGTTGCCCTGTGACGTTCGCCCGCACCACCGCCACCACCGATGTGGGCGTGTACCAGGTGGTCGTCGAATACAGCGAAGAAGCCGTGGGCCGCAAGGCGTTTGAAGACGCACAACAACTCATCCAGGCAGCGCTGGGCAACGGCAGCTTTGACGCCGAAAAGGCCGTGGCCGACCTGCGCGAGCTGGACGAAGACGAGCGCCTGGGCCCCAGCACGGGCTCCATCGTCGAAGCCGCAGTGGCCCGTGGCATTCCCTACCGCCGCCTCACGCGCGGCAGCCTGGTGCAGTTTGGCTGGGGCTCCAAGCAGCGCCGCATCCAGGCCGCCGAGGTCGATTCGACCAGCGCCGTGGCCGAATCCATTGGCCAGGACAAAGACCTGACCAAGCGCCTGCTGCACGCTGCGGGCGTGCCCGTTCCTCTGGGCAAACCCGTCGAAACCGTGGAGGAAGCCTGGGAAGTGGCCCTCAAGGTCGGCCTGCCCGTGGTGGTCAAACCGCAAGACGGCAACCAGGGCAAGGGTGTGACGGTGAACATCACCGACCGCGCCCAGCTGGAAGAAGCCTACAAAAACGCCGCCGACTACGGCACCGTGATGGTCGAGCGCTTTTTGCCCGGCCACGACTTCCGCCTGCTGGTGGTCGGCGACCAACTGGTGGCCGCCGCACGCCGCGAGCCGCCCCAGGTGCTGGGTGACGGCCAGCACACGGTGCGCCAATTGGTGGAAGTGGTGAACCAGGACCCCCGCCGTGGCGAGGGCCATGCCACCTCGCTCACCAAGATCCGCCTGGACGACATTGCCGTGGCCCGCCTTGCCATGCAAGACCTGACCCCCGACTCGGTGCCCGCCAAGGGCCAGCGCGTCATCCTGCGCAACAACGCCAACCTGTCCACCGGCGGCACCGCCACCGATGTGACCGACGACGTGCACCCCGACGTGGCCGCCCGCGCCATTGCGGCCGCCCAGATGGTGGGCCTGCACATTTGCGGCGTAGACATGGTGGCCGAAACCGTGCTGCGCCCGCTGGAAGAGCAAGGCGGCGGCTTTGTGGAAGTGAACGCCGCCCCCGGCCTGCGCATGCACCTGGCCCCCAGCTACGGCAAACCCCGCAACGTGGGCCAGGCCATGGTGGACCGCCTCTACGCCCATGGCGACGACGGCCGCATTCCCACCGTGGCCGTGACCGGCACCAACGGCAAGACCACCACCGCACGCCTGATTGCGCACCTGTTCACGGCCCAGGGCCTGCGCGTGGGCATGACCAACACCGACGGCGTGTACGTGAACGGCCGCCAGATCGACAGCGGCGATTGCAGCGGCCCCAAGAGCGCCCGCAACGTGCTGCTGCACCCCGAGGTGGACGCCGCCGTGTTCGAGACCGCCCGTGGCGGCATCCTGCGCGAAGGCCTGGGCTTTGACCGCTGCCAAGTGGCCGTGGTGACCAACATTGGCGAAGGCGACCACCTGGGCATGAACTACATCACCACGGTGGAAGACCTGGCGGTGCTCAAGCGCGTGATCGTGCAGAACGTGGCCCCCACGGGCTATGCCGTGCTCAACGCCACCGACCCCATCGTGGCGGCCATGGCATCGGCGTGCCCCGGCAAGGTGATCTACTTTGCGCTGGACCGCCACCACCCCGTGATGGCCACGCACCGTGCGCAAGGCCACCGCACCGTGTATGTGGACGGTGACTCGGTCGTGGCATCCGAAGGCTCGTGGCGCGAGTCCATCCACCTGCGTGATGTACCCATCACTCGCAACGGCCGCATTGGCTTTCAGGTCGAGAACGTCATGGCTTCCGTGGCTGCAGCCTGGGCTGCGGGCGTGCCCTGGCAGACCATTCGGCGCGGCCTGTCGGGCTTTGTGAACGACAGCGACAACGCCCCGGGCCGCTTCAACGTGATGGACTACCACGGCGCCACCGTGATTGCCGACTACGGCCACAACCCCGACGCCATGCGCGCCCTGGTGCAGGCTGTGGACGCCCTGCCCGGCAACCGCCGCAGCGTCGTCATCAGCGGGGCGGGTGACCGCCGCGATGAGGACATCCGTGCGCAAACCGTGATCCTGGGCGCCGCCTTCGACGAAGTGATCCTGTACCAGGACGCGGCCCAGCGCGGCCGGGGCGACGGCGAGGTGATGGCGCTGCTGCGCGAAGGCCTGGCGGGCGCCAGCCGCACCAAGCATGTCGAAGAAATCCGGGGCGAGTTTGTGGCCATTGACTTTGCACTGGCCCGCCTGCAACCGGGCGACCTGTGCCTGGTGCTGGTGGACCAGGTGGAGGAAGCGCTGGCCCATCTGGCGCAGCGCTGCACCGAAGCAGGGCCTGCCGCATGA
- a CDS encoding ABC transporter ATP-binding protein — translation MQHHHSVDASGVFSGPLGADLRAMLAPQENVLATLQVDLSVDLRFAKGWVVVTANRLMACDAGSTTWQTWAVGEGLSLKMQDHGGVGTLELHSPEKRLAFWRFTLGNHPQALRLVQRFEQQRAYAADPASAAQEADDPACPICHTPLPPDTEECPACARAQPPQTSTWVLLRLWRFARPYRKQLAAGFALTMASTAATLVPPYLTIPLMDDILIPYQNGQKIDPTLVMVYLGGLLLAALAAWGLSWARTYILALVSERIGADLRTTTYEHLLRLSLDYFGGKRTGDLMARIGSETDRINVFLSLHALDFVTDVLMICMTAAILFSINPWLALVTLVPLPFIGWMIHTVRDRLRTGFEKIDRVWSEVTNVLADTIPGIRVVKAFAQEKREAQRFRDANQHNLEVNDKLNKTWSLFTPTVSLLTEIGLLVVWAFGIWLVSHNQITVGVLTAFIAYIGRFYGRLDSMSRIVSVTQKAAAGAKRIFDILDHVSNVPDPAQPVKVDKVEGSITMQGVGFRYGSRAVIKGLDLEIRAGEMIGLVGHSGSGKSTLVNLINRFYDVSDGSIQVDGIDIRRFAVADYRRHIGLVLQEPFLFFGTIAENIAYGKPHATREEIVAAARAAHAHEFILRLPHGYDSLVGERGQGLSGGERQRISIARALLIDPRILILDEATSAVDTETEKEIQKALDNLVQGRTTIAIAHRLSTLRKADRLVVMDRGEVVEVGPHDELMEKQGAYWRLYEAQARRAEEDAQAAGVIIDSSLLHPAHPAGNP, via the coding sequence ATGCAACATCACCATTCTGTAGACGCCTCGGGTGTCTTTTCTGGCCCTTTGGGGGCCGATTTGCGGGCCATGCTCGCGCCCCAAGAAAACGTGTTGGCTACGTTACAGGTTGACCTGAGCGTGGATTTGCGCTTTGCCAAGGGCTGGGTGGTCGTGACCGCCAACCGCCTGATGGCTTGCGATGCGGGCTCCACCACCTGGCAAACCTGGGCTGTGGGAGAGGGGCTGTCGCTGAAGATGCAAGACCACGGTGGCGTGGGCACGCTGGAGCTGCACAGCCCTGAAAAGCGCCTGGCGTTCTGGCGATTCACCCTGGGCAACCACCCGCAGGCGCTGCGCCTGGTGCAGCGGTTTGAGCAGCAACGGGCGTATGCGGCGGATCCTGCGAGCGCCGCGCAAGAGGCTGACGACCCCGCCTGCCCCATCTGCCATACCCCGCTGCCGCCCGACACCGAAGAGTGCCCGGCTTGCGCACGCGCCCAACCCCCGCAAACGTCCACCTGGGTGCTGCTGCGCCTGTGGCGTTTTGCGCGGCCCTACCGCAAGCAATTGGCGGCAGGCTTTGCGCTGACGATGGCGTCCACGGCTGCGACCTTGGTGCCGCCGTACCTCACCATCCCGCTGATGGACGACATCCTGATTCCCTACCAAAACGGTCAGAAAATCGATCCAACATTGGTGATGGTGTACTTGGGCGGGCTGCTGCTGGCGGCGCTGGCGGCCTGGGGCTTGTCTTGGGCGCGCACCTACATCCTGGCGCTGGTGTCTGAGCGCATTGGCGCTGACCTGCGCACCACCACGTACGAGCACCTGCTGCGCCTGTCGCTCGACTACTTTGGCGGCAAACGCACGGGCGACCTGATGGCCCGGATCGGTTCGGAGACGGACCGCATCAACGTGTTCCTGTCGCTGCATGCGCTGGATTTCGTGACCGACGTGCTCATGATTTGCATGACGGCGGCCATCCTGTTCTCCATCAACCCCTGGCTGGCGCTGGTCACGTTGGTGCCGCTGCCGTTCATTGGCTGGATGATCCACACCGTGCGCGACCGCTTGCGCACCGGCTTTGAGAAGATCGACCGCGTGTGGTCTGAAGTGACCAATGTGCTGGCAGACACCATTCCCGGCATCCGCGTGGTGAAGGCCTTTGCACAAGAAAAGCGCGAAGCCCAGCGCTTTCGCGATGCCAACCAGCACAACCTGGAAGTCAACGACAAGCTCAACAAGACCTGGAGTCTTTTCACCCCCACCGTTTCGCTGCTCACTGAAATCGGCTTGCTGGTGGTGTGGGCCTTTGGCATCTGGCTGGTATCGCACAACCAGATCACGGTGGGTGTGCTCACCGCGTTCATTGCCTACATCGGGCGCTTCTATGGTCGGCTGGATTCGATGAGCCGCATCGTGTCCGTGACGCAAAAGGCTGCCGCGGGCGCCAAGCGCATTTTTGACATCCTCGACCACGTCAGCAACGTGCCTGACCCGGCCCAGCCGGTGAAGGTGGACAAGGTAGAGGGCTCCATCACCATGCAGGGCGTGGGCTTTCGCTATGGAAGCCGTGCCGTTATCAAGGGGTTGGACCTGGAAATCCGCGCGGGCGAAATGATCGGCCTGGTGGGCCACAGCGGCTCGGGCAAGAGCACGCTGGTCAATCTGATCAACCGCTTCTACGACGTGAGCGATGGCTCCATCCAGGTCGATGGCATCGATATCCGCCGCTTTGCGGTGGCGGACTACCGCCGCCACATCGGCCTGGTGCTGCAGGAGCCGTTCCTGTTCTTTGGCACCATCGCTGAGAACATTGCCTACGGCAAGCCCCACGCCACGCGCGAAGAAATCGTGGCGGCCGCGCGTGCTGCCCATGCCCATGAATTCATCCTGCGCCTGCCGCATGGCTACGACTCGCTGGTGGGTGAGCGCGGCCAGGGCCTGTCGGGCGGTGAGCGCCAGCGCATCTCGATTGCCCGTGCGCTGCTGATCGACCCCCGCATCCTGATTCTGGACGAAGCCACCTCGGCAGTGGACACGGAAACCGAGAAGGAAATCCAGAAGGCGCTCGATAACCTGGTGCAAGGCCGCACCACCATTGCCATTGCCCACCGCCTGTCCACCCTGCGCAAGGCGGACCGCCTGGTGGTCATGGACCGTGGCGAGGTGGTGGAAGTGGGCCCGCACGACGAGCTGATGGAAAAGCAGGGCGCTTACTGGCGCCTGTATGAAGCCCAGGCCCGCCGAGCCGAAGAGGACGCCCAGGCTGCTGGCGTGATCATTGACAGCAGCTTGTTGCACCCCGCCCACCCTGCGGGCAACCCTTGA
- a CDS encoding EF-hand domain-containing protein: MSFLKTLLACCTALACSLALAQSPAPAPTETSTANAAPSKGEQKAMREFKMLDFNGDGKLSRTEVKLFPRLSAAFDEADTDHDNYVSYEEVRAFAAKYRAERDRQKAAQAAQPSHSQAPEQATPAESASAGAGAGAKAE; encoded by the coding sequence ATGTCTTTTCTGAAAACCCTGCTGGCCTGCTGCACCGCCCTGGCGTGCAGCCTGGCGCTGGCCCAAAGCCCAGCGCCCGCCCCGACAGAAACCAGCACCGCCAACGCAGCCCCCAGCAAGGGCGAGCAAAAGGCCATGCGCGAGTTCAAGATGCTGGATTTCAATGGCGACGGCAAGCTCAGCCGCACCGAGGTCAAGCTGTTCCCCCGCCTGTCGGCAGCGTTTGACGAGGCCGACACCGACCACGACAACTACGTTTCGTACGAGGAAGTGCGCGCCTTTGCCGCCAAATACCGTGCAGAGCGCGATCGCCAGAAAGCGGCCCAGGCGGCCCAGCCTTCGCACAGCCAGGCACCGGAACAAGCAACGCCCGCTGAAAGCGCCAGCGCAGGCGCAGGCGCAGGCGCCAAGGCGGAATAA
- a CDS encoding DsbA family oxidoreductase, with translation MTTTLKIDFVSDVSCPWCIIGLQALEQAAERLQGQVALDLHFQPFELNPQMGPEGQDIGEHLQEKYGATPEQSQKNRDAIAARGAELGFTFRMDKRSRIYNTFDAHRLLHWAEEQGLQSALKKALFQAYFTDGQSPGDHEVLVRVASDVGLDAAQAREVLASGCYADEVREREQFYLQNGIHSVPAIIVNERHLIQGGQPVEVFEQALRQIAAEA, from the coding sequence ATGACCACCACCCTCAAGATCGATTTCGTGTCCGATGTCTCCTGCCCCTGGTGCATCATTGGCCTTCAGGCGCTGGAGCAAGCGGCCGAGCGGCTGCAGGGCCAGGTGGCGCTGGATTTGCACTTTCAGCCGTTTGAGCTGAACCCGCAGATGGGCCCGGAGGGCCAGGACATTGGCGAGCACCTGCAAGAAAAGTACGGCGCCACGCCCGAGCAAAGCCAGAAGAACCGTGACGCCATCGCCGCGCGCGGCGCCGAGCTGGGCTTCACCTTTCGCATGGACAAGCGCAGCCGCATCTACAACACCTTTGACGCCCACCGCCTGCTGCACTGGGCCGAAGAACAGGGCTTGCAGAGTGCGCTGAAGAAGGCGCTGTTCCAGGCCTACTTCACCGACGGCCAGAGCCCTGGAGACCATGAGGTGCTGGTGCGTGTGGCGAGCGACGTGGGACTGGATGCTGCCCAGGCGCGTGAGGTGCTGGCATCGGGCTGCTATGCCGACGAGGTGCGCGAGCGCGAGCAGTTCTATCTACAAAACGGCATCCACTCGGTGCCCGCCATCATCGTCAACGAGCGCCACCTGATCCAGGGCGGCCAGCCGGTGGAGGTGTTTGAGCAGGCGCTGCGGCAGATTGCTGCAGAGGCCTGA
- a CDS encoding CreA family protein has product MMAPTSARRMACHTLAALALLGAALPGVALAASGEKIGTVDTAFQWIGRDHDIIVEAYDDPGVQGVTCYVSRARIGGIKGTLGLAEDRAEASIACRQVGPISIPEPLKKQEEVFSERMSILFKRLRIVRMVDAPRNTLVYLTYSEKLIDGSPQNSLTAVPVDRATAIPVRK; this is encoded by the coding sequence ATGATGGCGCCCACGTCCGCCCGCCGCATGGCGTGCCACACGCTGGCGGCCCTGGCCCTGCTGGGAGCCGCCCTGCCGGGGGTGGCCCTGGCCGCATCGGGCGAGAAGATTGGCACGGTGGACACTGCCTTCCAGTGGATCGGCCGCGACCACGACATCATCGTGGAGGCCTATGACGACCCCGGCGTGCAGGGCGTGACCTGCTACGTATCGCGGGCGCGCATCGGCGGCATCAAGGGCACACTGGGCCTGGCCGAAGACCGTGCCGAGGCGTCCATCGCCTGCCGCCAGGTGGGGCCCATCAGCATCCCCGAGCCGCTCAAGAAGCAAGAAGAAGTGTTCAGCGAACGCATGTCCATCTTGTTCAAGCGCCTGCGCATCGTGCGCATGGTGGATGCCCCGCGCAACACGCTGGTGTACCTGACGTATTCCGAAAAGCTCATCGATGGCTCGCCGCAAAACAGCCTCACCGCCGTACCTGTGGACCGGGCCACGGCCATCCCTGTGCGCAAGTAA
- a CDS encoding 5'-nucleotidase, with the protein MAVTLDDKLVVAISSRALFDFEEENRVFDPLDPRAYMELQQARLEVPAKPGVAFQLVRKLLAFNTPQARRVEVVILSRNDPVSALRIFRSAKEAGLPLERGVFTQGRDPFRYLRPLGAHLFLSANEKDVNAALALGFPAARVLTESVAAGVDYPNELRIAFDGDAVLFSDEAERVYQAEGLAAFQTHEISKAALPLSGGPFKPLLAALHQLQQQAGASGMRLRIALVTARSAPAHERAINTLMKWNLAVDEAMFLGGLEKGPFLREFEPDFFFDDQTGHVNSAAQHVPSGHVSSGIANIPAHSSAPSTPD; encoded by the coding sequence ATGGCCGTAACGCTGGACGACAAACTGGTGGTGGCGATCTCGTCACGCGCGCTGTTTGACTTTGAAGAAGAAAACCGCGTCTTTGACCCGCTGGACCCGCGGGCCTACATGGAGCTGCAGCAAGCGCGCCTGGAGGTGCCCGCCAAGCCCGGCGTGGCGTTTCAGCTGGTGCGCAAACTGCTGGCCTTCAACACGCCCCAGGCGCGGCGGGTGGAGGTGGTCATCCTCTCGCGCAACGACCCAGTGAGTGCGCTGCGCATTTTTCGCTCAGCCAAAGAAGCCGGGCTGCCGCTGGAGCGCGGGGTGTTCACCCAGGGGCGCGACCCCTTCCGCTACCTGCGGCCGCTGGGCGCGCACCTGTTTTTGTCGGCCAACGAGAAAGACGTGAACGCCGCTTTGGCGCTGGGCTTCCCTGCGGCGCGGGTGCTGACCGAATCGGTGGCCGCCGGGGTGGACTACCCCAACGAGCTGCGGATTGCGTTTGACGGCGATGCGGTGCTGTTCTCGGACGAAGCCGAGCGCGTGTACCAGGCCGAAGGGCTGGCGGCCTTCCAGACGCATGAAATCAGCAAGGCGGCCCTGCCGCTGTCTGGTGGCCCATTCAAGCCCCTGCTGGCCGCCCTGCACCAGCTGCAACAGCAAGCGGGTGCCTCGGGCATGCGCCTGCGCATTGCACTGGTCACGGCCCGCAGCGCCCCAGCCCATGAGCGTGCCATCAACACCCTGATGAAGTGGAACCTGGCGGTGGACGAGGCCATGTTTCTGGGTGGCCTCGAAAAAGGCCCCTTCCTGCGCGAATTTGAGCCTGACTTCTTCTTTGACGACCAGACGGGGCACGTCAACTCGGCAGCGCAGCATGTGCCATCGGGCCATGTGAGCAGCGGCATCGCCAACATCCCGGCCCATTCCAGCGCGCCAAGCACCCCGGACTAA